A single window of uncultured Pseudodesulfovibrio sp. DNA harbors:
- a CDS encoding polyphosphate polymerase domain-containing protein codes for MNTASTDGTRSCRYERKFIVPLHMVQNLASILRYSSFGFKEIFAERIVNNIYFDTPMFRFYNENVQGVAERKKLRIRWYGDTTLAKECRFEIKRKVGAAGFKDVFPISLQPGDLATFSFSNTLALPEDVKLQLAETRPALFNRYRRRYFLSADERFRATMDYDLRYSHPSVIERSGHFGSLDGEAVLELKYNHEFDMDASPVVDEFPFFFSKKSKYVSGIDEVYSH; via the coding sequence ATGAACACGGCCAGCACGGACGGAACCCGTTCCTGTCGCTATGAAAGGAAGTTCATTGTTCCGTTGCATATGGTGCAGAATCTGGCCTCGATTTTGCGGTACAGCAGTTTTGGTTTCAAAGAGATATTTGCTGAACGGATCGTCAATAATATCTATTTTGATACGCCGATGTTTCGTTTCTACAACGAGAACGTCCAAGGCGTTGCAGAGCGAAAGAAACTGCGTATTCGTTGGTATGGAGATACAACTTTGGCCAAGGAATGCCGCTTTGAGATAAAGCGCAAGGTGGGCGCTGCCGGTTTCAAGGATGTTTTTCCCATCTCGTTGCAACCCGGCGACCTTGCGACATTTTCCTTTTCAAATACGCTCGCACTTCCAGAGGATGTCAAATTGCAGTTGGCAGAAACGCGACCCGCCTTGTTCAATCGCTACAGGCGGCGGTATTTTCTCTCTGCCGATGAAAGGTTCCGGGCGACAATGGATTATGACCTTCGGTATTCGCATCCCAGTGTCATCGAACGCTCCGGTCATTTCGGCAGCCTTGATGGGGAAGCGGTTCTGGAGCTTAAATATAATCATGAGTTTGATATGGATGCTTCTCCCGTTGTGGATGAATTCCCGTTCTTCTTTTCGAAAAAATCTAAGTACGTCAGTGGAATAGACGAAGTCTATTCGCATTAA
- a CDS encoding DUF4956 domain-containing protein: MSNTFSFMGSKTRFFGCLVGAVSAASSFAINSAASRGDLSRLLNELPVAVGIGLVLGVVYFVAMQRVLPKLAQDQVDEIWSGLTWFNLSGLSLWAGVLPIPTPYVEFCVGFVFSGGCARLVASVYTIFGASLSNRKRFANTFVMLALTIMLVISVVKASLALSLGLVGALSIIRFRTAIKEPEELAFLFFTVAIGLGFGAGKFGITLAAFWAICIGFILFRKIRANKHMENAYLVTLYGPGKDLLSSVSSFLDKNEVAYEFTRLETSDTSSHVSFLVEINTIQILEVLGQQFREQYPDANMTIVQARNLI; this comes from the coding sequence ATGAGTAATACTTTTTCTTTTATGGGCAGTAAAACCCGCTTCTTCGGTTGTCTGGTCGGAGCGGTGTCGGCGGCTTCATCTTTTGCCATCAACAGTGCGGCCAGCCGAGGCGATTTGTCCCGTTTGTTGAATGAACTGCCTGTTGCCGTGGGAATTGGGCTTGTTCTCGGAGTCGTCTACTTCGTGGCCATGCAGCGAGTGTTGCCGAAGCTGGCTCAGGATCAGGTTGATGAAATCTGGTCCGGTTTGACGTGGTTTAATCTCAGTGGCTTGTCTCTTTGGGCCGGTGTACTGCCGATTCCCACTCCGTATGTTGAATTCTGTGTGGGGTTTGTTTTCAGTGGTGGTTGTGCGCGACTCGTGGCTTCTGTTTATACTATTTTCGGAGCTTCGCTTTCCAATCGCAAGCGTTTTGCCAACACCTTTGTGATGCTTGCCCTGACGATTATGCTCGTCATTTCAGTGGTCAAGGCATCCCTTGCTCTCTCCCTCGGTCTTGTCGGTGCCCTTTCCATCATTCGTTTCAGGACAGCGATTAAGGAACCGGAAGAGCTTGCCTTTCTCTTTTTTACCGTCGCCATCGGGCTTGGATTCGGTGCTGGAAAGTTCGGCATTACTCTGGCTGCATTCTGGGCCATTTGCATCGGCTTCATTTTGTTTCGTAAAATTCGGGCAAATAAACATATGGAGAACGCGTATCTTGTGACTCTGTATGGTCCCGGAAAAGACCTGCTTTCCTCGGTCTCGAGCTTTTTGGACAAGAATGAGGTGGCCTATGAGTTTACCCGTCTTGAGACAAGCGACACTTCAAGTCATGTCAGTTTTCTTGTGGAGATCAATACTATTCAGATTCTCGAAGTGCTGGGGCAGCAATTTCGAGAGCAATATCCCGACGCCAACATGACGATTGTTCAGGCAAGGAATCTTATCTAA
- a CDS encoding CotH kinase family protein, translating to MNEFHFRTRDDLFFTLCVVLLCLCALPLSSARADTPSPLVINEVFVDGSSNYPDWIELYNRGDVPLSLKGYILTKNVEEQQWPIRADFVCPPRGYKVFYCDKKDRYDHTSFRLTSVTGEVGLFSPEGELIDSVSYNDLPRFTSLGRWPDGGDTFYIHASPTKGSANQESSVLLAVDTDIPILFSPPGGMYEDAVELNVSVPKGMQVRYTTDGTIPEATSLLLTGPLSLSETTAIRVAAVSSEGKVLARKISSYIVNEPGNLPVVSVVTAPKNLWDPEIGIYTEGDSPQKGESFAPNWSNNWRRPVHIEFFSAVENWSVDGKTRIFGGASRGRPQKSFAVYTTSKKEPYGLQRQLFPHVERENYAGFILRNGGDAWLRTQIRDAFIQSLVENRVACDIMPYRPVVVYLNGSYWGVYGLREFMMRKNLLARHDLPIQRISLMDGGGQVASAKGPFANMGPVPVEGDYKPALSQLDVDAFLDYLAVELYSGNPDWPDGNIKCWRPESKEIKWQWILFDLDRGFNGKRGKGPEVDPFTKLYQRQGGRGLMFAQLAENTQFVKDFCGRLIVHMLTTFDPDRSMTILDRIAGDIRPEMQRHIDRWRWDWKPDRLFMTVGDWEQNLEGLREYCRQRPQAMLSILDKRFAVGKPVYTKIRIDKQGEGMIVAEGVPLDDGILQGLVPENMEITVTATPAPGYVFAGWKMTPGSKQPQIHIQAGKAFTDCALFKPSIVQEQHNE from the coding sequence ATGAATGAATTCCATTTTCGTACCCGCGACGACCTTTTTTTCACCCTGTGTGTGGTGCTTTTGTGTCTTTGTGCATTGCCGCTTTCTTCGGCCCGGGCCGACACCCCTTCCCCGCTTGTGATCAACGAGGTTTTCGTTGATGGATCGTCAAATTATCCCGACTGGATAGAACTGTATAATAGAGGCGATGTACCTCTTTCGCTTAAGGGATACATCCTGACGAAAAATGTTGAGGAACAACAGTGGCCTATTCGGGCGGATTTTGTGTGTCCTCCGCGTGGCTACAAAGTCTTTTATTGCGACAAAAAAGACCGTTACGATCATACCTCTTTCCGGCTGACCAGTGTTACCGGAGAAGTAGGGCTTTTTTCTCCCGAGGGCGAACTGATTGATTCCGTTTCTTACAATGACCTTCCGCGATTTACCTCGCTGGGTAGATGGCCTGATGGTGGCGATACTTTTTATATTCACGCCAGCCCGACTAAAGGGAGCGCGAATCAGGAAAGTTCGGTTCTTCTCGCTGTGGACACAGATATTCCCATCCTCTTCTCCCCTCCCGGAGGCATGTACGAGGACGCGGTCGAACTGAATGTCTCAGTCCCTAAAGGCATGCAGGTCCGATATACCACGGACGGTACCATCCCAGAGGCTACATCGCTCCTTTTGACAGGTCCTCTTTCCCTCTCGGAAACGACCGCTATTCGGGTTGCCGCAGTCTCATCGGAAGGGAAAGTCCTTGCTCGAAAGATCAGCTCCTATATTGTGAATGAACCGGGAAATCTCCCCGTGGTTTCTGTTGTCACGGCTCCGAAAAATCTGTGGGACCCGGAAATCGGTATATATACGGAGGGCGATTCGCCTCAAAAGGGTGAAAGCTTTGCCCCAAATTGGAGTAATAATTGGCGTAGGCCGGTACATATAGAGTTCTTTTCAGCTGTCGAGAATTGGTCGGTGGACGGTAAAACCCGCATTTTTGGCGGGGCTTCCCGTGGTCGGCCACAAAAATCCTTTGCCGTATATACAACGAGTAAAAAGGAACCATACGGTCTTCAGCGTCAGCTTTTCCCTCACGTCGAAAGGGAAAACTACGCCGGTTTCATTCTTCGTAACGGCGGCGACGCTTGGCTGCGGACACAGATTCGGGACGCGTTCATTCAGTCTTTGGTGGAAAACCGAGTAGCCTGTGACATCATGCCTTACCGTCCCGTTGTCGTATATCTCAATGGCTCCTATTGGGGGGTCTACGGCCTGCGGGAATTCATGATGCGTAAGAATCTGCTTGCTCGCCATGATTTGCCCATTCAGCGTATTTCCTTGATGGACGGCGGAGGGCAGGTTGCTTCAGCAAAAGGACCTTTTGCCAACATGGGGCCTGTCCCGGTCGAAGGAGATTATAAGCCTGCCTTGTCGCAGTTGGATGTCGATGCTTTTCTGGATTATCTGGCAGTGGAGTTGTATTCCGGCAATCCTGATTGGCCCGACGGAAACATCAAATGCTGGCGACCTGAGTCAAAAGAGATCAAGTGGCAATGGATTCTTTTCGACCTTGATCGAGGGTTTAACGGTAAGCGCGGAAAAGGCCCGGAGGTTGATCCGTTTACAAAGCTTTACCAACGGCAGGGCGGCCGCGGTCTCATGTTTGCGCAGTTGGCAGAAAACACGCAGTTTGTTAAAGATTTTTGTGGGCGCCTGATTGTACATATGCTGACCACCTTCGATCCTGACAGATCAATGACTATTCTTGATCGTATTGCTGGTGACATTCGTCCTGAAATGCAGCGACATATCGACCGATGGCGGTGGGACTGGAAGCCGGACAGACTGTTCATGACTGTGGGCGATTGGGAACAGAACCTTGAAGGCCTTCGCGAGTATTGTCGACAAAGACCACAGGCCATGCTGTCGATTCTTGATAAACGGTTTGCTGTTGGTAAACCGGTATATACGAAGATACGCATTGATAAGCAGGGTGAAGGAATGATCGTTGCGGAGGGTGTCCCGCTTGATGACGGCATCCTGCAGGGGCTTGTCCCTGAAAATATGGAGATTACCGTTACCGCGACTCCGGCCCCCGGATATGTTTTTGCGGGTTGGAAAATGACCCCGGGCAGTAAGCAACCACAGATACACATACAGGCAGGCAAGGCATTTACGGACTGTGCCCTGTTCAAGCCGTCTATAGTCCAAGAGCAGCATAATGAGTAA